In Vibrio sp. NTOU-M3, the following proteins share a genomic window:
- the yjeH gene encoding L-methionine/branched-chain amino acid transporter: MGELKKEITLLSGIGQLSTTLMGTGLFMVPAIAAGIAGSLSLWAWILLFIAICPVALTFAQLGKRYPNAGGTAHFVRLAFNEKLGRSVAWLFVSVIPVGVPAAVALAAGFLQPLLPSPINSALIAQIITVCLLIGVNLLGAKSSGQLQTLIAVAIFSLVIAFVLKGNISTSDITMPHLTGEDIWPIGAALGVMFWCFVGIEAFAHMGEEFKNPQRDFPIAIIVGSFIAGATYWICSVVILKFGAYGHASFDNGSIPWLSELLFGSGFKTLIAILGFSACFASVNLYTQSLSRMVWAQAREYRPTSAIARVSLRGVPANATLMVGAVLLISCLIGELSGLDLEFFLKLANSIFVLIYLLAMLAACRLLNGWNKRLAKCSLLLCTAVFICLGWSMLYALSIFGLLSLPWSKWFGDRKARVTE, translated from the coding sequence ATGGGCGAGCTAAAAAAAGAAATTACCCTTTTGTCAGGCATTGGACAGCTCTCTACCACGCTTATGGGAACGGGCTTATTTATGGTACCAGCAATTGCAGCGGGAATTGCTGGCTCTTTGTCGCTATGGGCATGGATACTATTATTCATTGCCATTTGCCCTGTCGCACTGACTTTCGCCCAACTAGGGAAGCGTTACCCAAACGCCGGAGGCACCGCTCACTTTGTTCGCCTAGCGTTTAATGAGAAACTGGGACGTAGCGTGGCTTGGTTGTTTGTCAGTGTAATTCCGGTCGGTGTTCCTGCTGCTGTCGCCTTAGCTGCTGGCTTTTTGCAACCATTACTGCCCTCTCCAATAAACAGCGCTCTCATTGCGCAGATCATAACTGTCTGTCTTTTAATTGGCGTAAACCTGCTCGGTGCTAAATCTTCGGGTCAACTCCAAACTCTTATTGCTGTCGCCATCTTTTCGCTTGTTATTGCTTTTGTTTTGAAAGGAAACATTTCAACATCGGACATCACCATGCCACACCTCACAGGAGAAGATATTTGGCCAATTGGCGCTGCGTTAGGTGTGATGTTTTGGTGCTTTGTTGGTATTGAGGCTTTCGCTCATATGGGGGAAGAATTTAAAAATCCTCAAAGAGATTTCCCTATCGCGATTATCGTTGGAAGTTTTATCGCAGGAGCAACCTACTGGATTTGTTCGGTTGTCATTTTAAAGTTTGGCGCATATGGTCATGCTAGCTTTGACAATGGCTCGATTCCTTGGCTCAGTGAGCTATTGTTTGGTTCTGGGTTTAAAACTTTAATTGCGATTCTTGGTTTTTCTGCCTGCTTTGCAAGTGTCAATTTGTATACCCAAAGCTTATCGCGTATGGTCTGGGCCCAAGCTCGTGAATATCGCCCGACTAGCGCCATCGCCCGAGTATCATTGCGCGGAGTACCAGCCAATGCAACGCTCATGGTCGGCGCCGTGTTATTGATCTCCTGCCTTATCGGAGAGCTTTCTGGTTTAGATTTAGAGTTCTTTTTGAAGCTCGCCAACAGCATCTTTGTTCTGATTTACCTATTAGCTATGCTCGCCGCATGCCGTCTCCTTAATGGCTGGAACAAACGATTAGCAAAATGCTCTTTGCTGCTTTGTACTGCTGTTTTTATTTGTCTCGGTTGGTCTATGTTATATGCATTGAGTATTTTTGGATTACTGTCGCTACCTTGGTCCAAATGGTTTGGGGATCGCAAAGCACGCGTAACTGAGTAG
- a CDS encoding LysR family transcriptional regulator, which yields MMSNINLNLLRTLQVLLEECHVSRTAERLCITQSAVSRQLGQLRELYRDPLLVRDGNILRPTPRALTLRSRIEPLMGEIDALVADKPFDPMLWQQEFVFSSSDYVAQYLIPDVASNVAAMAPKVDLAYRLWEPSFLSHFHDTGIHLASTMLPEPPSNLSHFQIGEDEPVCVMHSTHPLANKKTILLQDLLDYSHVKVTGGGDKDSFVDVALKQEGLSRRIALKVPFFTSAVNTLRQSDYLMTVPEHIAVNLAKPNQLVIKSLPIKTPSYKYWFIWHPKYDQDEAHKWMRTNMKRIMESSQYSIK from the coding sequence TTGATGAGCAATATCAATCTCAATTTGCTTCGCACGCTACAAGTACTGCTGGAAGAGTGCCATGTGAGTCGCACCGCAGAACGTTTGTGCATTACGCAATCTGCCGTCAGTCGTCAGTTGGGGCAGCTACGTGAGTTGTATCGAGATCCACTATTGGTCCGCGATGGCAATATCCTTAGGCCAACCCCTAGAGCGTTAACACTGCGCAGTCGAATTGAGCCCCTTATGGGTGAAATCGACGCGTTGGTTGCAGATAAACCGTTTGATCCTATGTTGTGGCAACAAGAATTTGTCTTTTCTTCAAGTGATTATGTCGCTCAATATTTGATTCCGGATGTGGCCTCGAATGTTGCAGCCATGGCGCCAAAAGTAGACTTAGCTTACCGTTTATGGGAACCCTCATTCCTCAGCCACTTTCATGACACTGGAATTCATCTTGCCTCGACCATGCTACCTGAACCTCCATCTAATTTGAGTCACTTTCAAATAGGCGAGGATGAACCTGTATGCGTAATGCACAGTACACATCCGCTGGCCAATAAGAAGACTATTTTGTTGCAAGATCTGTTGGATTACAGCCACGTAAAAGTTACGGGAGGCGGAGATAAAGATTCCTTTGTTGATGTTGCATTAAAACAAGAGGGACTGAGTCGTCGTATTGCGTTGAAAGTACCTTTCTTCACTTCTGCCGTGAACACATTGCGTCAAAGTGATTACCTAATGACGGTTCCAGAGCACATTGCCGTTAACCTTGCTAAGCCCAATCAGCTAGTCATCAAGTCGTTACCGATAAAGACGCCTTCTTATAAGTACTGGTTTATATGGCACCCTAAATACGATCAAGACGAGGCGCATAAATGGATGCGAACAAACATGAAGCGCATCATGGAATCATCTCAATACTCAATCAAATGA
- a CDS encoding LysE family translocator, with translation MTFTVWLSLFTICILGAMSPGPSLAVVAKHSLAGSRLNGLATSWAHAFGIGIYAFITLIGLAVLLQQSPVLFKGISYLGAGYLVYLGFNAIRSRGGVAEKLESGQSVSLLQSAKEGFLISILSPKIAIFFIALFSQFVALGASNVDKALIVLTPFVVDGLWYTFITFILSVPTVLEKIRNRAQLIDRLTGIILIALAVRVLFTV, from the coding sequence ATGACATTTACGGTTTGGTTGTCTCTGTTTACCATTTGTATTTTAGGCGCAATGTCTCCCGGGCCTAGCCTAGCAGTTGTGGCTAAACATAGCTTGGCAGGGAGTCGGCTCAATGGGTTAGCAACATCTTGGGCCCATGCTTTTGGCATTGGTATTTATGCTTTTATCACATTGATTGGTCTTGCTGTGTTACTGCAACAGTCGCCGGTGCTGTTTAAAGGAATTAGTTACTTAGGTGCGGGGTATCTCGTTTATCTGGGTTTTAATGCTATCCGATCTCGAGGTGGCGTCGCCGAAAAACTCGAATCAGGCCAGTCAGTTAGTTTGCTACAATCGGCGAAAGAAGGCTTTTTGATTTCTATTTTGAGCCCCAAAATTGCCATTTTCTTTATTGCTCTATTTAGCCAATTTGTTGCGCTGGGGGCTAGCAACGTGGATAAAGCTCTGATTGTTTTAACCCCATTTGTGGTTGATGGTCTTTGGTACACATTTATCACTTTTATTCTGTCTGTCCCGACCGTCCTGGAAAAGATACGTAATCGAGCTCAACTTATCGATCGCCTTACTGGCATCATTCTCATTGCACTCGCTGTACGGGTGCTTTTCACTGTATAG
- a CDS encoding Lrp/AsnC family transcriptional regulator — protein MDKFDEQILDVLKQDARRSVSDIARDVNLSRSAVTARIKKLEHDGTILGYSVSVKSQEQEMICAYLAIKFDMSEATHHCEKYAEKIYQIDGVKWCHAISGETDMMLFVEVPSMSRLNDIRDQLQQIPELRQLITHTVLTEFFNVDKNIRLPLPHRKQMGSC, from the coding sequence ATGGATAAATTTGATGAGCAGATTTTAGATGTACTTAAGCAGGATGCTAGGCGCTCAGTGAGTGATATTGCTCGTGATGTGAATTTGTCTCGTTCTGCCGTGACGGCTCGAATTAAAAAATTAGAACATGATGGGACAATCTTGGGTTACTCGGTGAGCGTGAAGAGCCAAGAACAAGAAATGATCTGTGCCTATCTCGCGATTAAATTTGATATGTCAGAAGCAACGCACCATTGCGAAAAATACGCAGAAAAGATCTATCAAATTGATGGAGTAAAGTGGTGCCACGCAATCAGTGGAGAAACCGATATGATGCTGTTTGTGGAAGTGCCAAGTATGTCTAGACTGAATGACATTCGCGATCAATTACAGCAAATCCCTGAACTTAGGCAGTTGATCACTCATACGGTTCTCACGGAGTTTTTCAATGTGGACAAGAACATACGTTTACCTTTACCGCATCGAAAACAAATGGGTAGCTGTTGA